The Anaeromyxobacter sp. Fw109-5 genomic interval GCGCCGACGAGCAGCACGAGCGAGGTGATCCACATCCACAGGAGCAGGACGATCACGCCCGCGAGCGACCCGTAGGTCTTGTCGTAGCTCCCGAAGCTCGTGACGTACCTGGAGAAGCCCCACGACGCGAGCACCCACACCAGGACCCCGAACACCGAGCCCGGCGTGATGAAGCGGAAGCGCTGCTCGACGTCGGGGAGGACGTAGTAGACGAGCGCCCAGAGCAGCATCATGACGAGGCCGGCGACGGGGAGTCGCAGCCAGGTGATGGCGGTCCCGAGCGGCCCGCCGATGGCCTCCGCCAGCGGAGCAGCGGCGATGGCGACGAGCGCCGCGATCAGCCCGAGGGCACCGGCCAGCAGCGTCATGAGGATCGCGATGCCTCGCACCTTCCAGAACGGCCGCCCTTCCTTCACGTCGTAGGCGGTGTTGAGCGCGCGCATGACGGCGGTGACGCCGCCCGACGCTGCCCAGAGGGCCGCCACGGCCCCGAACCCGAGCAGGCTCACGTTCTGCTCCGCCCCGAGCTGGCGGATGCGGTCGCCGATGATCTGCGTGACCGCCCCGGGCGCCACCTGGCCGAGCTCCTCGACCATGCGCTCGGCGTCGGACGGCTCGATCACGACGCTCGCGAGCGCCACGAGGAAGAGCACGAACGGGAACAGGCTGAGGACGCCGTAGTACGTCACCGTGGCGGCGATGTCCGTGACCTGGTCCTTCGACAGCTCCTCCTTGAGCCCCTTGCCGAAC includes:
- a CDS encoding YihY/virulence factor BrkB family protein; its protein translation is MSWKEFGKGLKEELSKDQVTDIAATVTYYGVLSLFPFVLFLVALASVVIEPSDAERMVEELGQVAPGAVTQIIGDRIRQLGAEQNVSLLGFGAVAALWAASGGVTAVMRALNTAYDVKEGRPFWKVRGIAILMTLLAGALGLIAALVAIAAAPLAEAIGGPLGTAITWLRLPVAGLVMMLLWALVYYVLPDVEQRFRFITPGSVFGVLVWVLASWGFSRYVTSFGSYDKTYGSLAGVIVLLLWMWITSLVLLVGAEVNAFIEHRSVEGKRQGAKRKSDVGLAPAAAIPGKEPVPTGAAPEAAAVAGTAPTAEAALARAGVSGAPRGRAPAGRQDRPRLRGVMAIATGFMAGVLVARRSY